Part of the Deltaproteobacteria bacterium genome is shown below.
CCCAGACATCGGGATCGCTCTCGCGCAGATTCATCACAGCCCGACGCCGATTGCCGCGGCGATCGACCACCGACCAGCGATCTTGTCGCGGATCGAGCGGGATGATGCTGAGCGAATTGTTGCGGATGGCGACTTGCAAAAATCGATAGCCGGGGATGATCCGATCCGTGGATGGGTCGTAACTGACGTCGAACGCCAACCCAAGCGCCGGAATTTGCGTGCCGGCCGCCACGACAATCGTCCCCTCCTTGGCCGTCGGCGCCTGCGCTTGCTGCGCCGCACATCCGGCAAAGAACACGCACATCATCACTGCGCACCACCGATATTGGTCAAGCCTCAACGTCACCATGCCAACACTCCACATTTGCACTCACTCCCCAACTTACGCACTCAAGCACTTACGCACTTAAGCACTAAACTCCGCTCCCCGCAATCACTCCGCCGACGCCTCGCGCCCAACGAGATGACACGCTGCCCACTGGGCCGACCGTTTCGCCTCGAGCAACGGCACTTGTTCCGCACAGCGCGGCAGTTCACGCAGCGGGCAGCGCGGATGAAACGGACAACCGGTTGGGATACGAAGTGGAGACGGCACGTCGCCACTCAACGGTTGCACCGCCGCCCGCTGCGTCGGATCGGGGCGCGGGACTGCGGCCATCAGGGACCGCGTGTACGGATGTGCCGCAGCGGACAGGGTCGCGGCCGGCAGGAGTTCGACGATCTTCCCTAAATACATCACGGCGACGCGATGGCACAGATGCGAGACGACGCGTAAGTCATGCGAGATCAGCAAGATCGTCAGTCCCAGACGGGATTGTAAATCGTGCAACAAATTGACGATCTCGCCTTGCACCGAGACGTCGAGGGCCGAGACCGGTTCATCGGCGACCAACAATTTCGGTTGCAGCGCTAACGCCCGTGCGATCCCGATCCGCTGCCGCTGACCGCCACTGAACTCGTGCGGATAGCGTCCGACGGTTTCGCTCGACAAGCCGACTAGCTCTAATAGTTCCGCAACGCGTTCCCGTCGTTTCCGAGGCGTTCCGAGCCGATGGATTTGCAACGGTTCGGCGAGCAGATCTCCCACCACCATCCGCGGATTCAGGCTGGAAAACGGGTCTTGAAAGATCATTTGGAATTCGCGACGCAGCGCCTGAAGTTCCTTGGTACGGACCTCCGCCAAATTGCGGCCGGCGAAGTGGATTCGACCACGATCCGGCGTCAAGAGACGGACGACGAGTTTCGCCAGCGTCGATTTGCCGCAGCCGCTCTCGCCGACAATGCCGAGCGTCTCACCGGCTGCGACGTGGAGCGAAATTCCATCGACCGCGCGCACCCATTCGTGCGCGCGACCGAAGACTCCGTGGCGCACCGGAAAATATTTGGCAACGTCATGAATCTCGAGCAAGTCCATAGTCACTTTCACTGTTTTTCGCCCACGACTGGATTGAAACAACGAACGGCATGGCGATCACCACACATTTCCAATGGAGGCGCCACTTCCCGACATTGCGATTGCACTCGTGGGCAACGGTCTTGAAAGGCACAGCCGATCGGTAATTGCGCTAAATCGGGAACACGTCCGGGAATCGTCGTCAAACGTTCGACGTTGTGCCCTTCACTTAACTGCGGCACGGCATGTAATAGGCCGACCGTGTACGGATGCCGGGGACGCGCGAACAGCTCGCGCACGCCTGCGGAC
Proteins encoded:
- a CDS encoding ABC transporter ATP-binding protein; this encodes MDLLEIHDVAKYFPVRHGVFGRAHEWVRAVDGISLHVAAGETLGIVGESGCGKSTLAKLVVRLLTPDRGRIHFAGRNLAEVRTKELQALRREFQMIFQDPFSSLNPRMVVGDLLAEPLQIHRLGTPRKRRERVAELLELVGLSSETVGRYPHEFSGGQRQRIGIARALALQPKLLVADEPVSALDVSVQGEIVNLLHDLQSRLGLTILLISHDLRVVSHLCHRVAVMYLGKIVELLPAATLSAAAHPYTRSLMAAVPRPDPTQRAAVQPLSGDVPSPLRIPTGCPFHPRCPLRELPRCAEQVPLLEAKRSAQWAACHLVGREASAE